GGCTGAGGAGACTTTGAGATTAGTAAAAGAGGCTGGTGGCGTCGGCGTGTTGGTCATGGCGGACGTGGCCACAAGGGAAGGTTGCAAGTCCGTGGTCCAGTTGGCAGTGGATAAATTCGGCGGCGTAGACGTTTTGGTTAACAACGCGGGGCTGGGGCTCTACTCCCCATTTCTAGACGCCGATGACAAGCTAATCGATAAACAGCTAGAGGTTACCCTAAGATCGGTGATCTACTGCTCACAGGAGGCGGCTAGGGCGATGAGGGAGGGTGTCATCATAAACATAGCGTCTATCGCCGGCATACGGCCCTTTATAGGCCTCTCTATCTACAGCGCGGCGAAGGCCGCGGTTATGAACCTCACCAAGGCGCTGGCAGTGGAGCTGGCGCCGCGCATAAGAGTGAACGCCGTGGCGCCGGGCGTCGTAAAGACTAGGATGGGCGACAGCCTCCTCCAACTGCTGGGGATGTCTGAGGAGGAATTTGCCAAGCGGTATACGTTGCTGGGGAGGCTGGTCGCCCCGGAGGACGTGGCTGAGGTAGTGTGGATGCTGGTTAAAATACCGACAATTAC
The sequence above is drawn from the Pyrobaculum ferrireducens genome and encodes:
- a CDS encoding SDR family oxidoreductase, coding for MPTAIVTGSGRGIGRAVAVRFAREGWNVVVNAKRGREEAEETLRLVKEAGGVGVLVMADVATREGCKSVVQLAVDKFGGVDVLVNNAGLGLYSPFLDADDKLIDKQLEVTLRSVIYCSQEAARAMREGVIINIASIAGIRPFIGLSIYSAAKAAVMNLTKALAVELAPRIRVNAVAPGVVKTRMGDSLLQLLGMSEEEFAKRYTLLGRLVAPEDVAEVVWMLVKIPTITGQVVVVDSGGLLKAGPP